From a region of the Rathayibacter sp. VKM Ac-2804 genome:
- a CDS encoding RNA polymerase-binding protein RbpA, whose translation MASGGSAIRGSRVGAGPMGEQDRGYHAERVAVSYWDALGNETVRHFSAALPEDEIPEVIDSPQSGLPAGRDRANPPQVAKSEPYKTHLAYVKERRTEAEAAQLLEEALQQLRARRGTATPS comes from the coding sequence ATGGCATCAGGCGGCAGTGCAATCCGCGGTTCGCGCGTCGGCGCGGGACCCATGGGCGAGCAGGACCGGGGCTACCACGCGGAGCGCGTCGCGGTCTCCTACTGGGACGCCCTCGGCAACGAGACGGTGCGCCACTTCTCGGCGGCTCTCCCGGAGGACGAGATCCCCGAGGTGATCGACTCCCCGCAGTCCGGTCTCCCCGCGGGCCGCGACCGGGCGAACCCGCCGCAGGTCGCGAAGTCGGAGCCCTACAAGACGCACCTCGCGTACGTGAAGGAGCGCCGCACCGAGGCCGAGGCGGCTCAGCTCCTCGAGGAGGCGCTGCAGCAGCTGCGCGCCCGCCGCGGCACCGCGACCCCCAGCTGA
- the uvrC gene encoding excinuclease ABC subunit UvrC: MTQTVDFRPKPGEIPTLPGVYRFKDARGRVLYVGKAKNLRARLSNYFAPLPSLHERTRRMVTSASGVEWTVVGTDVEALQLEFTWINEFDPPFNVKFRDDKSYPYMAVTLGDEAPRVMVTRNAKIRGARYFGPYPKIWAIHETIDLMIKAFPIRTCNDSNYKRAMQSGKPCFASQIGRCGGPCSHRVTFAEHRAIVDRFVAFMGSHDRRMIGELEREMREAAEAMQYERAGKLRDQAAALDAVLAKSAVVLKDNVDVDLYAIVHDELAASVQQFRVRGGRIRGERGWVVDKELDMSTAELVDTALQAAYESGDIPPREVVVPELPEDSEALEEWLGSLRGANVRLRAAQRGDKAALLETATQNAKHSLMLYKTRRSADFTARTQALEDIRDALGMAEAPLRMECYDVSHLSGTNIVASMVVFEDGLVRKDQYRRFSIAESTDDTESLHQVLTRRLAYLKEPTEPAEIDPETGEAKRRKFSYPPNLLIVDGGQPQVAAAQRALDESGVTGITLCGIAKRLEEIWLPDSDFPVILPRNSDALFLFQRIRDEAHRFAITHQRQRRKRDISSQLAEIPGLGGTRVRDLLKHFGSVTRLREASDAEIAEVKGIGPTLAAAIHGHLHP; this comes from the coding sequence ATGACGCAGACCGTCGACTTCCGGCCGAAGCCGGGCGAGATCCCGACCCTCCCGGGCGTCTACCGCTTCAAGGACGCCCGGGGCCGGGTGCTTTACGTGGGCAAGGCCAAGAACCTCCGCGCCCGGCTCAGCAACTACTTCGCTCCGCTGCCGAGCCTGCACGAGCGCACCCGGCGGATGGTCACCTCGGCGTCCGGCGTCGAGTGGACCGTCGTCGGCACCGACGTCGAGGCGCTGCAGCTCGAGTTCACCTGGATCAACGAGTTCGATCCGCCCTTCAACGTCAAGTTCCGCGACGACAAGTCCTACCCGTACATGGCCGTGACCCTCGGCGACGAGGCGCCCCGGGTGATGGTGACGCGCAACGCCAAGATCCGCGGTGCGCGGTACTTCGGCCCGTACCCGAAGATCTGGGCGATCCACGAGACGATCGATCTGATGATCAAGGCGTTCCCGATCAGGACCTGCAACGACTCCAACTACAAGCGGGCGATGCAGAGCGGCAAGCCCTGCTTCGCCTCGCAGATCGGCCGCTGCGGCGGTCCGTGCTCGCACCGGGTCACCTTCGCGGAGCATCGCGCGATCGTCGACCGCTTCGTCGCGTTCATGGGCAGCCACGACCGCAGGATGATCGGCGAGCTCGAGCGCGAGATGCGCGAGGCCGCCGAGGCGATGCAGTACGAGCGCGCCGGCAAGCTGCGCGACCAGGCCGCGGCGCTCGACGCCGTGCTGGCCAAGAGCGCGGTCGTGCTGAAGGACAACGTCGACGTCGACCTCTATGCGATCGTGCACGACGAGCTCGCGGCCTCGGTCCAGCAGTTCCGTGTGCGCGGCGGCCGCATCCGCGGTGAGCGCGGCTGGGTCGTCGACAAGGAGCTCGACATGAGCACCGCCGAGCTCGTGGACACCGCGCTGCAGGCTGCCTACGAGAGCGGCGACATCCCGCCGCGCGAGGTCGTCGTGCCCGAGCTGCCGGAGGACTCCGAGGCGCTCGAGGAGTGGCTGGGCTCGCTGCGCGGCGCGAACGTCCGCCTGCGCGCGGCGCAGCGCGGCGACAAGGCGGCTCTGCTCGAGACCGCGACGCAGAACGCCAAGCACTCGCTGATGCTCTATAAGACCCGGCGCTCCGCGGACTTCACCGCGCGCACGCAGGCCCTCGAGGACATCCGCGACGCGCTCGGGATGGCCGAGGCGCCGCTGCGGATGGAGTGCTACGACGTGTCGCACCTCAGCGGCACCAACATCGTCGCGTCGATGGTCGTCTTCGAGGACGGCCTGGTGCGCAAGGACCAGTACCGCCGCTTCAGCATCGCCGAGTCCACCGATGACACCGAGTCGCTGCACCAGGTGCTGACCCGGCGCCTCGCCTACCTCAAGGAGCCGACCGAGCCCGCCGAGATCGATCCCGAGACGGGGGAGGCGAAGCGGCGCAAGTTCTCCTACCCGCCGAACCTGCTCATCGTCGACGGCGGGCAGCCGCAGGTCGCGGCCGCCCAGCGCGCACTGGACGAGTCCGGGGTCACCGGGATCACCCTCTGCGGGATCGCCAAGCGTCTCGAGGAGATCTGGCTGCCGGACTCCGACTTCCCGGTGATCCTGCCGCGCAACAGCGACGCGCTCTTCCTCTTCCAGCGCATCCGGGACGAGGCGCACCGCTTCGCGATCACCCACCAGCGCCAGCGCCGCAAGCGCGACATCTCGTCGCAGCTGGCGGAGATCCCGGGGCTGGGCGGGACACGAGTGCGCGATCTGCTGAAGCACTTCGGCTCGGTGACCCGCCTGCGGGAGGCCAGCGACGCCGAGATCGCCGAGGTCAAGGGCATCGGGCCGACGCTCGCGGCGGCCATCCACGGGCACCTGCATCCCTGA
- the tpiA gene encoding triose-phosphate isomerase yields the protein MAVTSRIPLIAGNWKMNLDHLQAIAFVQKLAWSLKDADHDFDGVEVAVFPPFTDLRPVQILVDSDKLPLKYGAQDLSKFDSGAYTGEISGQFLQQLDCDYVIVGHSERRTLHGETDADIAAKTAAAVKHGVPPIVCVGETAEDLEKHGPSAVPVAQLKEALTGLPADADLVVAYEPVWAIGSGQAATPEQAQQVCKALRDVVADILGADTAAKTRILYGGSVKSGNIAGFMREPDVDGALVGGASLQVEEFAAIARYRNHVGV from the coding sequence ATGGCAGTGACATCCCGCATCCCGCTCATCGCCGGCAACTGGAAGATGAACCTGGACCACCTCCAGGCCATCGCCTTCGTGCAGAAGCTCGCGTGGAGCCTCAAGGACGCCGACCACGACTTCGACGGAGTCGAGGTCGCGGTGTTCCCGCCGTTCACCGATCTGCGCCCCGTGCAGATCCTCGTCGACTCCGACAAGCTGCCGCTCAAGTACGGCGCGCAGGACCTGTCGAAGTTCGACAGCGGGGCCTACACCGGTGAGATCTCCGGCCAGTTCCTCCAGCAGCTCGACTGCGACTACGTCATCGTCGGCCACTCCGAGCGGCGCACGCTGCACGGCGAGACCGACGCGGACATCGCCGCGAAGACGGCTGCAGCCGTCAAGCACGGCGTCCCGCCGATCGTCTGCGTCGGCGAGACCGCCGAGGACCTCGAGAAGCACGGCCCGTCCGCGGTGCCGGTCGCGCAGCTGAAGGAGGCCCTCACCGGTCTCCCCGCGGACGCCGACCTGGTCGTCGCGTACGAGCCGGTCTGGGCCATCGGCTCCGGCCAGGCCGCCACGCCCGAGCAGGCCCAGCAGGTCTGCAAGGCCCTCCGCGACGTCGTCGCCGACATCCTCGGCGCCGACACCGCGGCGAAGACGCGCATCCTCTACGGCGGCTCCGTCAAGTCCGGAAACATCGCCGGCTTCATGCGCGAGCCCGACGTCGACGGCGCCCTCGTCGGAGGCGCCAGCCTCCAGGTCGAGGAGTTCGCTGCGATCGCGCGCTATCGGAACCACGTAGGCGTCTGA
- the gap gene encoding type I glyceraldehyde-3-phosphate dehydrogenase, whose protein sequence is MSVKIGINGFGRIGRNFLRAALAKGSDLEIVAVNDLTDNKALAHLLKYDSITGRLDATVELDGDKIVVNGKPIIVLEERDPANLPWGELGVDVVIESTGRFTKSEDARKHITAGAKKVIVSAPATGDDVATIVLGVNEGTYDPQVHDIVSNASCTTNCLAPLAKVLLDNFGIERGLMTTVHAYTADQNLQDGPHSDLRRARAAAVNIIPTSTGAAKALGLVIPELVGKLDGYALRVPVPTGSITDLTVELTNPATVEEINAAYKAAAAGDLEGILKYTEDPIVSSDIVTDPHSSIFDAGLTKVIGNQVKVASWYDNEWGYSNRLVDVAELVAGKL, encoded by the coding sequence GTGTCCGTCAAGATCGGCATCAACGGCTTCGGCCGTATCGGCCGTAACTTCCTCCGTGCGGCCCTCGCCAAGGGCAGCGACCTCGAGATCGTCGCGGTCAACGACCTCACCGACAACAAGGCGCTTGCGCACCTCCTGAAGTACGACTCCATCACCGGCCGCCTCGACGCGACCGTGGAGCTGGACGGCGACAAGATCGTCGTCAACGGCAAGCCGATCATCGTGCTCGAGGAGCGCGACCCCGCGAACCTCCCCTGGGGCGAGCTGGGCGTCGACGTCGTCATCGAGTCGACCGGCCGCTTCACCAAGTCGGAGGACGCGCGCAAGCACATCACCGCCGGCGCCAAGAAGGTCATCGTCTCGGCTCCCGCCACCGGCGACGACGTCGCGACCATCGTCCTCGGCGTCAACGAGGGCACCTACGACCCCCAGGTCCACGACATCGTCTCGAACGCGTCGTGCACCACGAACTGCCTCGCGCCGCTCGCCAAGGTCCTGCTCGACAACTTCGGCATCGAGCGCGGTCTCATGACCACGGTCCACGCCTACACCGCCGACCAGAACCTGCAGGACGGCCCGCACAGCGACCTCCGTCGCGCGCGCGCCGCCGCGGTCAACATCATCCCGACGTCGACCGGTGCCGCCAAGGCCCTCGGCCTCGTCATCCCCGAGCTCGTCGGCAAGCTCGACGGCTACGCGCTGCGCGTCCCGGTCCCGACCGGCTCGATCACCGACCTCACGGTCGAGCTGACGAACCCGGCCACGGTCGAGGAGATCAACGCGGCCTACAAGGCCGCCGCCGCGGGCGACCTCGAGGGCATCCTCAAGTACACCGAAGACCCGATCGTCTCCAGCGACATCGTCACCGACCCGCACTCCTCGATCTTCGACGCCGGCCTGACCAAGGTCATCGGCAACCAGGTCAAGGTCGCCTCCTGGTACGACAACGAGTGGGGCTACTCCAACCGCCTCGTCGACGTCGCCGAGCTCGTCGCCGGCAAGCTCTGA
- the pgl gene encoding 6-phosphogluconolactonase, whose product MTTDRRVLVHRDKQTLAGSVAARFLTKTIDILDDLGTANVVLTGGTMGAATLKEIAGSSASGNVDWTRVHFWWGDERWVPRGHEDRNDVQAGDLFERLDVPAGNVHSYPASDEGLDLDGAAAAYDAELRAHATEGRDYPRFDITFLGVGPDGHIASLFPERSAIRHPQPGVLAVRNSPKPPPERLTLTLPLINQSDRIWMVLAGADKASALGLALAGASTNEVPAAGAFGRKRTVFFVDQEAAAEVPESLIAPSY is encoded by the coding sequence ATGACCACTGACCGCCGTGTGCTCGTCCACCGAGACAAGCAGACCCTCGCAGGCTCGGTCGCCGCGCGCTTCCTGACGAAGACGATCGACATCCTCGACGACCTGGGCACGGCGAACGTGGTCCTCACGGGCGGGACGATGGGCGCGGCGACGCTGAAGGAGATCGCCGGCTCCTCCGCCTCGGGCAACGTCGACTGGACGCGCGTGCACTTCTGGTGGGGCGACGAGCGCTGGGTCCCCCGCGGCCACGAGGACCGGAACGACGTGCAGGCGGGCGACCTCTTCGAGCGCCTCGACGTCCCGGCCGGGAACGTGCACTCCTACCCCGCGTCGGACGAGGGCCTCGACCTCGACGGCGCGGCCGCCGCGTACGACGCCGAGCTCCGCGCGCACGCGACCGAGGGCCGCGACTACCCCCGCTTCGACATCACCTTCCTCGGCGTCGGGCCCGACGGCCACATCGCCTCGCTCTTCCCGGAGCGCTCGGCCATCCGCCACCCGCAGCCGGGTGTGCTGGCGGTCCGCAACTCCCCCAAGCCGCCGCCCGAGCGCCTCACCCTCACGCTGCCGCTGATCAACCAGTCCGACCGGATCTGGATGGTCCTCGCGGGAGCCGACAAGGCCTCCGCCCTCGGCCTCGCCCTGGCGGGCGCGAGCACCAACGAGGTGCCGGCGGCCGGCGCGTTCGGCCGCAAGCGCACGGTGTTCTTCGTCGACCAGGAGGCTGCGGCCGAGGTGCCGGAGTCGCTGATCGCCCCGAGCTACTGA
- the rapZ gene encoding RNase adapter RapZ yields the protein MSTESEQQNVLIVTGMSGAGRSTAANALEDLGWYVVDNLPPQMLRPLVDLAQRAGDTVPKVAAVVDVRGRDFFADLGEIVRELRVGVDLRVVFLEATDAALVRRFEQVRRPHPLQGRGTLLDGISAERTRLAQLRESADIVIDTSDLNPHQLATTITERFAEAGRAGLQITVMSFGFKYGLPTDADMVADARFLPNPYWIPELRPHTGLDEEVRDYVLAQQGAEEFIDSYSRALRPVLDGYQRENKRHATIAIGCTGGKHRSVAVAGRVAARLAELPGVAVNVAHRDLGRE from the coding sequence ATGAGCACCGAGAGCGAGCAGCAGAACGTGCTGATCGTCACCGGGATGTCCGGCGCCGGACGATCCACCGCCGCCAACGCGCTGGAGGACCTCGGCTGGTACGTGGTCGACAACCTCCCGCCGCAGATGCTGCGCCCGCTGGTCGATCTCGCCCAGCGCGCGGGCGACACCGTGCCCAAGGTCGCGGCGGTGGTCGACGTCCGCGGACGCGACTTCTTCGCCGATCTCGGCGAGATCGTGCGCGAGCTGCGCGTCGGCGTCGACCTGCGCGTCGTCTTCCTCGAGGCGACCGACGCCGCCCTCGTCCGCCGTTTCGAGCAGGTGCGCCGCCCGCACCCGCTGCAGGGGCGCGGCACCCTCCTCGACGGCATCTCCGCCGAGCGGACGCGACTGGCGCAGCTGCGCGAGTCGGCCGACATCGTGATCGACACGTCCGACCTCAACCCGCACCAGCTCGCGACCACGATCACCGAGCGCTTCGCCGAGGCCGGCCGCGCCGGGCTGCAGATCACCGTGATGAGCTTCGGCTTCAAGTACGGCCTGCCCACGGACGCCGACATGGTCGCCGACGCGCGCTTCCTGCCCAATCCGTACTGGATCCCGGAGCTCCGGCCGCACACCGGTCTCGACGAAGAGGTGAGAGACTACGTGCTGGCCCAGCAGGGCGCGGAGGAGTTCATCGACTCCTACTCGCGTGCCCTCCGGCCGGTGCTCGACGGCTACCAGCGCGAGAACAAGCGCCACGCGACCATCGCCATCGGCTGCACCGGCGGCAAGCACCGCTCGGTCGCCGTCGCCGGCCGCGTCGCGGCCCGACTGGCCGAGCTGCCGGGTGTCGCCGTCAACGTGGCGCACCGCGACCTCGGCCGAGAATGA
- the whiA gene encoding DNA-binding protein WhiA yields MALTADVKGELVAIVSRKNTVRAAELATILRFSGGLHIISNRLAVEVELDSAPLATRVRRDLAELYGVRSEGSIVSAGGSRRTTSWLVRVVEGGDTLARQTGLLDQRGRPVRGLPNRLTTGTREELAAVWRGAFLAQGSLTDPGRSAALEVICPGNEAAMAIVGAAGRLGVQAKSREVRGVHRVVIRDGESISAMLTLMGATSTVASWEELRQRREVRATANRLVNFDDANLRRSAQAAVAACSRVERAMEILGEDIPEHLRYAGRLRLAHRDASLDELGHHADPPMTKDAVAGRIRRLLAMADKRATDLDIPGTDANLPAELQDL; encoded by the coding sequence GTGGCCCTCACTGCAGATGTCAAGGGCGAACTGGTCGCGATCGTCTCGCGCAAGAACACCGTCCGTGCCGCTGAACTGGCGACCATCCTCCGCTTCTCCGGGGGACTGCACATCATCTCGAACCGCCTCGCGGTCGAGGTCGAGCTCGACTCGGCACCGCTGGCCACCCGCGTCCGCCGCGACCTCGCCGAGCTCTACGGAGTCCGCAGCGAGGGCAGCATCGTCTCGGCCGGCGGCTCGCGCCGCACGACCAGCTGGCTGGTGCGCGTGGTGGAGGGGGGCGACACGCTCGCCCGCCAGACCGGTCTGCTCGACCAGCGCGGTCGTCCCGTCCGCGGCCTGCCGAACCGGCTGACCACCGGCACGCGGGAGGAGCTCGCCGCCGTGTGGCGCGGCGCCTTCCTCGCGCAGGGCTCGCTCACCGACCCCGGCCGCTCGGCCGCCCTCGAGGTGATCTGCCCCGGCAACGAGGCGGCGATGGCCATCGTCGGCGCGGCCGGCCGCCTCGGCGTCCAGGCCAAGTCGCGCGAGGTGCGCGGCGTGCACCGCGTCGTGATCCGCGACGGCGAGAGCATCAGCGCGATGCTCACCCTGATGGGCGCGACCTCCACGGTCGCCAGCTGGGAGGAGCTGCGCCAGCGCCGCGAGGTCCGCGCGACCGCCAACCGCCTGGTCAACTTCGACGACGCGAACCTCCGCCGCTCCGCGCAGGCCGCGGTCGCCGCCTGCTCCCGCGTCGAGCGCGCGATGGAGATCCTCGGCGAGGACATCCCCGAGCACCTCCGCTACGCCGGACGGCTGCGTCTCGCGCACCGCGACGCCAGCCTCGACGAGCTCGGCCACCACGCCGACCCGCCGATGACGAAGGACGCCGTCGCCGGCCGCATCCGCCGCCTGCTCGCGATGGCCGACAAGCGCGCCACCGACCTCGACATCCCGGGCACTGACGCGAACCTCCCCGCCGAGCTCCAGGACCTCTGA
- a CDS encoding phosphoglycerate kinase, whose amino-acid sequence MTLRTLDSLGSLAGTRVVVRCDLNVPLKDGTITDDGRVRASVPTLQRLVAEGARVVVVSHLGRPDGAPDSKYSLAPVAERLGELLDAPVSFAEDTVGDSASAAVDALEDGQVVVLENLRFNPGETSKDADERRAFAEKLAAFGDAFVSDGFGVVHRKQASVYELAQLLPSAAGTLIAAELEVLDRLTEKPERPYTVVLGGSKVSDKLGVIDHLLPRVDSILIGGGMLFTFLKAQGHEVGKSLLEADQIDTVLGYLAKAKELGVEIVVPTDVVVASKFGADAEYVTAPADAIEDTAFGADGLGLDIGPDTAKRFAEVVAASKTVFWNGPMGVFELEPFAAGTKAVAQALTEVDGLSVVGGGDSAAAVRALGFEDGQFGHISTGGGASLEFLEGKRLPGLEVLGWQ is encoded by the coding sequence GTGACGCTCCGCACTCTGGACTCACTGGGCTCCCTCGCCGGCACGCGCGTCGTCGTCCGCTGCGATCTGAACGTCCCCCTGAAGGACGGAACGATCACGGACGACGGCCGCGTGCGCGCGTCGGTGCCCACGCTCCAGCGGCTCGTCGCCGAGGGCGCCCGAGTCGTGGTCGTGAGCCACCTCGGCCGCCCCGACGGCGCCCCCGACTCGAAGTACAGCCTCGCGCCCGTCGCCGAGCGCCTCGGCGAGCTCCTCGACGCTCCCGTCTCGTTCGCCGAGGACACGGTCGGCGACTCCGCCTCCGCCGCGGTCGACGCCCTCGAGGACGGCCAGGTCGTCGTGCTCGAGAACCTCCGCTTCAACCCGGGCGAGACCAGCAAGGACGCCGACGAGCGCCGTGCCTTCGCCGAGAAGCTCGCCGCCTTCGGCGACGCGTTCGTCTCGGACGGCTTCGGCGTCGTGCACCGCAAGCAGGCGAGCGTGTACGAGCTCGCTCAGCTGCTGCCCAGTGCCGCCGGGACGCTGATCGCCGCCGAGCTCGAGGTCCTGGACCGTCTGACCGAGAAGCCGGAGCGGCCCTACACGGTCGTCCTCGGCGGCTCGAAGGTCTCGGACAAGCTCGGCGTGATCGACCACCTGCTCCCGCGGGTCGACTCGATCCTCATCGGCGGCGGCATGCTCTTCACCTTCCTCAAGGCCCAGGGCCACGAGGTCGGCAAGAGCCTGCTCGAGGCCGACCAGATCGACACCGTCCTCGGCTACCTCGCGAAGGCGAAGGAGCTCGGGGTGGAGATCGTCGTCCCCACGGATGTGGTCGTCGCCTCGAAGTTCGGAGCGGACGCGGAGTACGTGACCGCCCCCGCCGACGCCATCGAGGACACCGCCTTCGGCGCGGACGGCCTCGGTCTGGACATCGGACCGGACACCGCGAAGCGGTTCGCCGAGGTCGTCGCGGCCTCGAAGACCGTGTTCTGGAACGGCCCGATGGGCGTCTTCGAGCTCGAGCCGTTCGCGGCCGGCACGAAGGCCGTCGCCCAGGCCCTCACCGAGGTCGACGGACTCAGCGTCGTCGGCGGCGGAGACTCGGCCGCCGCGGTGCGCGCCCTCGGCTTCGAGGACGGGCAGTTCGGCCACATCTCGACGGGAGGCGGAGCCAGCCTCGAATTCCTCGAGGGGAAGCGCCTCCCCGGACTGGAGGTCCTCGGATGGCAGTGA
- a CDS encoding superoxide dismutase, which translates to MADYTLAELPYDYSALEPHISGRIMELHHDKHHATYVTGANTALAALQEARDSENLANVNKLQKDLAFNLAGHVNHTVFWNNLSPDGGDKPTGELAAAIDENFGSFDKFKAHFTASALGIQGSGWSILAWDSLGEKLLIEQLYDHQSNHAAATVPVLLLDMWEHAFYLDYVNVKADYVKAFWNIVNWADVSARFEKARRNTSGLLLLS; encoded by the coding sequence ATGGCTGACTACACGCTCGCCGAACTGCCCTACGACTACTCGGCTCTCGAGCCGCACATCAGTGGACGGATCATGGAGCTCCACCACGACAAGCACCACGCGACGTACGTGACCGGGGCGAACACCGCCCTCGCCGCGCTGCAGGAGGCTCGCGACAGCGAGAACCTCGCGAACGTCAACAAGCTCCAGAAGGACCTGGCGTTCAACCTCGCCGGTCACGTGAACCACACCGTGTTCTGGAACAACCTCTCGCCCGACGGCGGCGACAAGCCGACCGGCGAGCTCGCCGCGGCGATCGACGAGAACTTCGGCTCGTTCGACAAGTTCAAGGCGCACTTCACCGCCTCGGCCCTCGGCATCCAGGGCTCCGGCTGGTCGATCCTCGCCTGGGACTCGCTCGGCGAGAAGCTCCTGATCGAGCAGCTCTACGACCACCAGAGCAACCACGCCGCGGCCACCGTGCCGGTCCTGCTGCTCGACATGTGGGAGCACGCCTTCTACCTCGACTACGTCAACGTCAAGGCCGACTACGTCAAGGCGTTCTGGAACATCGTGAACTGGGCCGACGTGTCCGCGCGCTTCGAGAAGGCCCGCCGGAACACTTCCGGCCTGCTGCTACTGTCGTAG
- the secG gene encoding preprotein translocase subunit SecG yields MDILQVVLQVVLGITSLLLTMLILLHKGRGGGLSDMFGGGVTSNLGASGVAERNLNRITVILGLVWLACIVVLGLITKFDTGA; encoded by the coding sequence GTGGACATCCTCCAGGTCGTGCTCCAGGTCGTCCTGGGCATCACGAGCCTCCTGCTCACCATGCTGATCCTGCTCCACAAGGGGCGCGGCGGCGGACTGTCCGACATGTTCGGCGGTGGAGTCACCTCGAACCTCGGTGCCTCGGGCGTCGCGGAGCGCAACCTGAACCGCATCACCGTGATCCTCGGCCTCGTCTGGCTGGCCTGCATCGTGGTGCTCGGTCTCATCACCAAGTTCGACACCGGAGCATAG